The proteins below are encoded in one region of Planctomycetia bacterium:
- a CDS encoding PEP-CTERM sorting domain-containing protein: protein MQKLLLVAFSAAFLSIASPVQADVQITSRSSLLWTTIDFGYVGSVTTTTDSLAYTNIDDTQITTAGSLTDGGPLGDVSWDATYQYSLDQHLDPVSAQGISGAGGVGLFTSVGGDGVSYLSSSNRLELDFENSALADFFLRFVATPDSRVDLGRLVSPGNWENVYTNGGFGETTTTLPLEAGTYRLMAQTDTNTQNGFANGGSWSFEFSAVPEPSSLMLMAIGAAGLFMRRRFYTSP, encoded by the coding sequence GTGCAAAAACTCCTCCTCGTCGCCTTTTCGGCAGCCTTCCTTTCAATCGCGTCGCCGGTACAGGCTGACGTGCAGATCACCAGCAGGTCCTCATTGCTGTGGACCACGATTGATTTTGGCTACGTGGGAAGTGTCACCACGACGACGGATTCCTTGGCCTACACGAACATCGATGACACGCAGATCACCACGGCCGGCAGCCTCACCGATGGCGGGCCGCTGGGCGACGTGAGTTGGGACGCCACGTACCAATACAGCTTGGACCAGCATCTGGACCCCGTTTCCGCTCAAGGAATCAGCGGCGCCGGCGGCGTGGGGTTATTCACGTCCGTAGGCGGCGACGGCGTGAGCTATCTGTCGTCGTCGAATCGTTTGGAATTGGACTTCGAGAACTCCGCCCTCGCCGACTTCTTCTTGCGTTTTGTCGCCACGCCCGATAGCCGCGTCGACCTCGGACGCCTGGTCAGTCCCGGAAATTGGGAAAACGTCTACACGAATGGCGGATTCGGCGAAACCACGACGACGCTGCCGCTCGAAGCCGGCACGTATCGTTTGATGGCCCAGACCGACACGAACACGCAGAACGGCTTCGCTAATGGCGGCTCGTGGTCGTTCGAGTTCAGTGCCGTGCCTGAACCGTCGTCGCTGATGCTCATGGCCATCGGCGCGGCAGGCTTATTCATGCGCCGACGCTTCTACACTAGCCCGTAG
- a CDS encoding PEP-CTERM sorting domain-containing protein produces MSKLIYDRLCRLIALALLFPTTAAAATIDIDTVLGPGHLFPGESIVVVDGASPPTKLTVLDGAVIGWSPGGGEVETGIDAFGNSVVEVLGGRIGGYRRSALLHDQSLFYMTDGVAELIESRDMSRVVVTGGEWGAVHTYGVSRAWIDGGESGYSRAFHGSRIVLNGGRAEDIELVDDATFVMHDGILDFGLIINGRGRALLNGGYTYIAIAQGQSELTVRGGVLIDTIVAAESGIIRIYGTGLHYAEDDLNPNVKYIRGTLADGTELEVFYRIRDQGQIIFHEVPEPATWALLAIGVAVLLLRRRHPTTTTVTYARPSRHRRYGWNSLPSVDARSTA; encoded by the coding sequence ATGTCGAAGCTCATTTACGACCGCCTGTGCCGACTCATTGCCCTCGCGTTGCTATTTCCGACGACCGCCGCTGCGGCAACGATCGACATTGATACGGTGCTTGGTCCGGGACACCTGTTCCCGGGCGAATCAATTGTTGTCGTCGATGGCGCTTCGCCTCCAACGAAATTGACAGTATTGGATGGTGCAGTCATTGGCTGGTCGCCCGGCGGTGGCGAAGTGGAAACTGGCATCGACGCGTTTGGAAACAGCGTTGTTGAAGTGCTGGGCGGACGCATCGGCGGATACAGACGGTCGGCTCTTCTGCATGACCAGTCCTTGTTCTATATGACTGACGGAGTTGCGGAATTGATCGAGTCGCGCGATATGAGCCGCGTTGTGGTTACCGGTGGTGAATGGGGAGCCGTGCATACGTACGGCGTCAGTCGGGCCTGGATTGACGGGGGCGAGTCAGGCTATAGCCGGGCATTCCATGGCTCCCGGATCGTATTGAATGGTGGCCGAGCAGAGGACATTGAACTTGTCGACGACGCCACGTTTGTCATGCACGACGGCATCCTCGACTTCGGGCTGATTATCAACGGCCGCGGCCGCGCGCTGCTGAACGGCGGATACACCTACATCGCAATTGCGCAAGGCCAATCGGAATTAACCGTTCGCGGCGGTGTTTTGATCGACACGATCGTCGCGGCCGAGAGTGGTATCATCCGCATCTACGGTACGGGACTTCACTACGCTGAAGACGACCTGAATCCGAATGTAAAGTACATTCGCGGTACGTTGGCCGACGGAACGGAACTGGAAGTGTTCTATAGAATCCGCGACCAAGGCCAAATCATCTTCCACGAAGTCCCGGAACCAGCCACCTGGGCGCTCTTGGCCATCGGAGTGGCAGTGCTGCTACTTCGTCGCCGTCATCCGACAACTACTACGGTTACGTATGCACGGCCGTCACGCCATCGACGGTATGGATGGAATTCGCTGCCATCAGTTGACGCGCGCTCAACGGCCTAA
- a CDS encoding transporter yields the protein MRAIFCLHWISQRVVLLSALAGTVAMCNAQTSQAQCEDCDGDECGDEPSSYGPCACKPRGTLFQWSYGTSFGGGPPGPDEGLVSDRPDFTEASTTVGRGVFQLESGYTYFQDEADGTEVRTHSFPETLFRYGVLADWLELRLAWNYGVEDTLTPGTPTSSINGATDLYLGIKLGLTPQEGILPEMALMPQLTVPTGGSAFTNDETLPGLSWLYGWDVNDFLSTAGSSQINRRIDDGSGDEYLQYAQSWTVGYTLTEKLGAYTEWFALIPSGAETLKAEHYADGGFSYQFTNNFQVDIRAGVGLNEEAEDFFTGAGFVIRVP from the coding sequence ATGCGTGCCATATTCTGCTTGCATTGGATTTCCCAACGCGTCGTGTTGCTGAGTGCGCTCGCGGGTACGGTTGCGATGTGTAATGCGCAGACTTCGCAAGCTCAATGCGAAGATTGCGACGGCGACGAATGCGGGGATGAACCATCGTCGTATGGCCCATGCGCCTGCAAGCCGCGCGGGACGCTGTTTCAATGGAGCTACGGCACCAGCTTCGGCGGCGGACCTCCGGGTCCGGACGAAGGACTTGTCTCCGATCGGCCCGACTTCACCGAGGCCAGCACTACCGTCGGCCGGGGCGTGTTTCAGCTCGAGTCCGGTTATACGTACTTCCAGGATGAGGCGGACGGAACCGAAGTCCGCACGCATTCGTTTCCCGAAACGCTATTTCGCTACGGCGTGTTGGCGGATTGGCTCGAATTGCGGCTGGCCTGGAACTACGGCGTGGAGGATACGCTGACGCCCGGAACGCCGACGAGCAGCATCAACGGCGCCACCGATCTGTATCTCGGCATCAAGCTCGGCCTCACGCCGCAGGAGGGCATCTTGCCGGAGATGGCACTGATGCCGCAGTTGACCGTGCCCACAGGCGGGAGCGCGTTCACGAACGACGAGACGCTGCCGGGCTTGAGCTGGCTGTACGGCTGGGACGTGAACGACTTCCTCTCCACGGCGGGCAGCAGCCAGATCAATCGCCGCATCGACGACGGCAGCGGAGACGAATACCTCCAGTATGCGCAATCGTGGACCGTCGGCTATACACTCACGGAAAAACTCGGCGCGTACACGGAATGGTTCGCGTTGATTCCCTCCGGCGCGGAGACGCTCAAGGCCGAGCACTACGCCGACGGCGGTTTCAGCTACCAGTTCACGAACAATTTCCAGGTCGACATCCGCGCCGGCGTCGGCCTGAACGAGGAAGCCGAAGACTTCTTCACGGGGGCGGGGTTTGTGATTCGGGTGCCGTAG
- a CDS encoding PEP-CTERM sorting domain-containing protein (PEP-CTERM proteins occur, often in large numbers, in the proteomes of bacteria that also encode an exosortase, a predicted intramembrane cysteine proteinase. The presence of a PEP-CTERM domain at a protein's C-terminus predicts cleavage within the sorting domain, followed by covalent anchoring to some some component of the (usually Gram-negative) cell surface. Many PEP-CTERM proteins exhibit an unusual sequence composition that includes large numbers of potential glycosylation sites. Expression of one such protein has been shown restore the ability of a bacterium to form floc, a type of biofilm.), which produces MFTPTIKLIRLLAAVLAASISAQSIAATIDVDTVLDASNPFFNESLTLVDGTSPPTRLTVLDGALVTSETLAIDAYGSSIIDMRGGSLSSEDEDIGLRLNDDATLVLSGGRINTVSFSGEARDRSRIELRGGEMLEGFRLLDSSRMDIVSGRFDVLLVAGYGNSRTVMTGGSPSHVRLFDDASFVMHAGILPGGLVTEGSSRALLNGGSTYIVQVFGQSELTVRGGVLIDTIVAADSGIIRIYGTGLHYAEDDDNPNVKYIRGTLADGTELEVFYRIRDQGQIIFHEVPEPTAWSLLTIGAAVLTFVSRRSRSRCGNPACAC; this is translated from the coding sequence ATGTTCACGCCCACAATCAAGCTCATCCGATTGCTCGCCGCCGTCCTGGCCGCTTCCATTTCCGCACAGTCCATTGCCGCGACGATTGACGTCGATACCGTGTTGGATGCGAGCAATCCGTTTTTTAACGAGTCGTTGACGCTGGTCGACGGGACATCGCCGCCCACACGGCTGACAGTCTTGGATGGAGCTCTTGTGACGAGCGAGACGTTGGCGATTGACGCATACGGATCGAGCATTATCGACATGCGCGGAGGGTCGCTCAGCAGCGAGGATGAAGATATTGGCCTACGCTTGAATGATGACGCAACGCTCGTACTCAGCGGCGGGCGCATCAACACCGTTAGTTTCTCGGGCGAGGCGAGAGATCGTTCCAGAATCGAACTCCGCGGCGGAGAAATGCTCGAAGGCTTCAGGCTGCTGGATTCCAGCCGGATGGACATCGTTTCAGGACGTTTTGACGTCCTACTCGTTGCTGGATATGGGAATTCTCGAACCGTCATGACCGGCGGTAGCCCCAGCCATGTCCGATTGTTTGACGACGCCAGCTTCGTCATGCACGCCGGCATTTTACCAGGTGGACTCGTCACAGAAGGCAGCAGTCGTGCGTTGCTGAACGGCGGCTCCACGTATATTGTCCAAGTATTTGGCCAATCGGAATTGACCGTACGCGGCGGGGTTTTGATCGACACGATTGTCGCGGCCGACAGTGGTATCATCCGCATCTACGGTACGGGGCTTCATTACGCCGAAGATGACGACAATCCGAACGTAAAGTACATTCGCGGCACGCTGGCCGACGGAACGGAACTGGAAGTGTTCTATAGAATCCGCGACCAAGGCCAAATCATCTTCCACGAAGTCCCGGAACCAACCGCTTGGTCGCTACTCACAATCGGTGCGGCAGTGTTGACGTTCGTCAGCCGGCGTTCGCGGTCGAGGTGTGGAAATCCGGCTTGCGCCTGCTAG
- a CDS encoding sigma-70 family RNA polymerase sigma factor produces the protein MHDLPDTRLSLLARLQDRGDRLAWDEFVRVYEPAMYRLARQRGLQDADARDLTQDVLGAVSGAIHRWTPGETPGGFRAWLYTIARNLTVNALTRGGRHRGAGDTAVFDILQATPDDRAEATQFSIEYRRQAFAQAAEAVRDEVRTSTWQAFWMTAVEGMEIAAVAAKLNVSVGVVYAARSRVLARLREKVEQLEGN, from the coding sequence ATGCATGACTTGCCGGATACTCGACTTAGCCTGCTGGCCCGGTTGCAGGATCGGGGGGATCGGCTGGCTTGGGATGAGTTTGTGCGGGTTTATGAGCCGGCCATGTATCGGCTCGCGCGGCAGCGGGGTTTGCAGGACGCCGATGCGCGGGATTTGACGCAGGACGTGCTGGGGGCGGTGTCCGGGGCGATTCATCGTTGGACGCCGGGCGAAACGCCGGGGGGCTTTCGGGCGTGGCTCTACACCATTGCCCGGAACCTGACCGTGAACGCGCTCACGCGTGGCGGGCGACATCGCGGGGCCGGTGATACCGCGGTGTTCGACATATTGCAGGCGACGCCGGACGACCGCGCGGAAGCGACGCAGTTTTCGATCGAGTACCGACGTCAGGCCTTCGCTCAGGCGGCCGAAGCGGTCCGCGATGAAGTGCGCACGTCGACGTGGCAGGCATTCTGGATGACCGCCGTCGAAGGAATGGAGATCGCCGCGGTCGCCGCGAAGTTGAACGTGAGCGTGGGAGTCGTTTACGCCGCCCGCAGTCGCGTGTTGGCGCGGCTGCGGGAAAAGGTCGAGCAACTCGAAGGAAATTAG